From a region of the Branchiostoma floridae strain S238N-H82 chromosome 13, Bfl_VNyyK, whole genome shotgun sequence genome:
- the LOC118429561 gene encoding solute carrier organic anion transporter family member 4A1-like, producing the protein MQNPTFVFLSMATVTEKGIAAGIATFIAKYIESQFRTSAGEAAMLMGLVSIPGATIGTLLGGYLVKRFELQVRGIVKMCTVLTLMTKVSLLMFLITCDDVSMVGVNTAYHNR; encoded by the exons ATGCAAAACCCAACGTTTGTGTTTCTGTCTATGGCCACCGTCACCGAGAAAGGGATTGCTGCCGGGATTGCCACCTTCATAGCAAAGTACATCGAGTCACAGTTTAGAACATCAGCCGGGGAGGCAGCCATGCTTATGG GTCTCGTGAGCATCCCCGGCGCTACCATCGGAACTCTTTTAGGTGGATATCTTGTGAAGAGGTTTGAACTCCAAGTTCGAGGCATCGTGAAGATGTGCACCGTACTCACCTTGATGACGAAGGTTTCATTGCTGATGTTTCTTATCACCTGTGACGATGTATCCATGGTCGGTGTCAATACAGCTTACCACAATAGGTAA
- the LOC118429205 gene encoding uncharacterized protein LOC118429205 has protein sequence MMDNQNANDEVQDDPNAPVDPNAPVDPNAPVDPNAPVDPNAPLDPNPPINQNVPANPQLAGLNVGLGYTPFDRKLPKFTGTGTSMTVEEWIDEVEGAFQLFNVPAGHRAGLLYRQLEGEARRQVNVLSNGDRVDVERLKDRLIEAFGDTAPVSVIMGQFYSRVQLSRESLQQYALALQELLKRADRRRGEPLADNDVILRDRFLDGIRDEWLRRQLRREVMRAPADNPRTFRDIKEEAFHVSGEWGASTRPVQAQQMSMGGEADELSRLRMDTARALEDIRKEIARLVVRPAPMNVNNQAARGPTGPFPRNRWDPASGRPICNRCDQVGHIERYCRSDGRQDVRLANPAVNPN, from the coding sequence ATGATGGATAACCAGAACGCAAACGATGAGGTTCAGGATGATCCAAACGCACCTGTAGATCCAAACGCGCCTGTAGATCCGAACGCACCTGTAGATCCGAACGCACCTGTAGATCCGAACGCGCCTTTAGATCCGAACCCTCCGATTAACCAGAACGTACCTGCAAATCCACAATTAGCTGGCTTAAACGTAGGACTGGGGTACACGCCATTTGACAGGAAGTTACCAAAATTCACGGGGACAGGAACAAGTATGACTGTCGAGGAGTGGATTGACGAGGTCGAGGGAGCGTTCCAGTTGTTTAACGTGCCAGCAGGGCACAGGGCCGGGTTATTGTATAGACAGCTAGAGGGCGAGGCCCGTAGACAAGTTAATGTCTTATCTAATGGCGACCGTGTGGATGTCGAGAGGCTAAAGGACAGGCTCATCGAGGCGTTTGGGGACACCGCCCCTGTGTCAGTAATAATGGGCCAGTTCTACTCCCGTGTTCAACTGTCACGTGAGAGCCTGCAGCAGTATGCTCTGGCCCTGCAAGAGTTACTGAAGAGGGCAGATAGACGGAGGGGTGAGCCCTTGGCCGATAATGACGTCATCCTGAGAGACAGGTTTTTAGATGGAATAAGGGATGAATGGCTTCGTCGTCAGTTGCGGAGGGAGGTTATGAGGGCCCCCGCGGATAACCCTCGGACCTTCCGAGATATAAAGGAAGAGGCTTTCCATGTTAGTGGAGAGTGGGGGGCGAGTACAAGGCCTGTTCAGGCCCAGCAAATGTCAATGGGAGGCGAGGCGGATGAATTGTCGCGTCTCCGAATGGACACTGCCAGAGCGCTAGAAGATATCCGCAAGGAGATAGCTAGGCTAGTTGTGCGACCCGCTCCCATGAACGTCAACAATCAGGCTGCACGCGGCCCGACAGGTCCTTTCCCCAGAAATAGGTGGGATCCTGCTTCGGGACGGCCGATCTGTAATCGCTGTGACCAAGTGGGTCACATAGAGAGGTACTGTAGAAGTGACGGACGTCAGGATGTAAGGTTGGCAAATCCCGCGGTCAACCCAAACTAA
- the LOC118429377 gene encoding solute carrier organic anion transporter family member 4A1-like, with protein sequence MIMRTNMEDEGDPRECDGQQKDKKLRGDNYGWGSLKPATLQVLNNPKAALAFLSCAIFTQAMTVNGLARSVVTTLERRFHLTSTDMGAVLIANDVANFVSSLPISYLGAKNKPRWLGCGMLLLAVGASVFALPHFVAEPYRVVPTTSHELCRSNASNFSASVHFNSWNQTKCGNTTSSSGQGIQGYMYVLVLGKFLIGIGACALFSLGVTYINENTPSNQSSVYLGIFYSFSIVGPAVGYLLASVFLKIPTDNTFPNNIDPEHPQWIGAWWIGFILTGALAVVAAIFILGLPRRLSRKVEGTRVAFKLQIM encoded by the exons ATGATCATGAGGACCAACATGGAAGACGAAGGTGACCCACGAGAATGTGATGGGCAACAAAAAGACAAGAAACTACGAGGCGACAACTATGGGTGGGGTTCGTTAAAACCTGCAACTTTACAG GTGTTGAACAATCCAAAGGCAGCCCTCGCTTTTCTGTCCTGTGCGATTTTTACACAAGCTATGACAG TAAACGGACTGGCCAGGAGTGTAGTGACCACATTGGAGCGGCGGTTTCACCTGACCAGTACGGACATGGGCGCTGTTCTCATAGCGAATGACGTGGCCAACTTCGTTTCATCACTGCCG ATAAGTTATCTTGGTGCCAAGAACAAACCCCGTTGGCTCGGCTGCGGCATGCTCCTGCTCGCCGTGGGAGCCTCCGTCTTCGCCCTTCCGCACTTCGTAGCCGAACCTTACCGAGTGGTGCCGACGACATCGCACGAGTTGTGCCGATCCAACGCCTCGAACTTCAGTGCTTCTGTCCATTTTAACTCTTG GAATCAGACTAAATGTGGAAACACTACCAGCAGTTCCGGTCAGGGAATACAGGGCTACATGTACGTCCTGGTCTTGGGGAAGTTTCTGATAGGAATCGGCGCATGCGCACTGTTCAGCCTGGGGGTGACGTACATCAACGAGAACACCCCGTCCAATCAGTCTTCGGTATACCTCG GTATTTTCTACTCTTTCTCCATCGTGGGCCCAGCCGTTGGTTACCTTCTAGCCAGTGTTTTCCTGAAGATACCTACGGACAACACATTTCC CAATAATATTGACCCAGAACACCCCCAGTGGATAGGAGCGTGGTGGATAGGATTCATCCTCACCGGCGCATTGGCTGTCGTGGCAGCCATCTTTATTCTGGGCTTACCGAGGAGACTATCGAGAAAAGTCGAAGGTACAAGAGTTGCTTTCAAGTTGCAAATCATGTAA
- the LOC118429612 gene encoding uncharacterized protein LOC118429612 isoform X3, whose translation MVLQTIYVITVTVTALTLGIICLLVAPRLLRRFVPKYAELPIGTRLEFDTRVMSVCHSTVVGLLSICTALVDDSIQPHVIRHPATLRLLEVQGKFVVFISSHRDHLGSSDFSGLQQSTVLCKLPAHYGGGESFYALEVDDGET comes from the exons ATGGTGCTCCAGACGATATACGTCATCACGGTGACGGTTACGGCTTTGACCTTGGGGATCATCTGTCTTCTCGTCGCACCTCGGCTTCTGAGACGATTTGTCCCGAAGTATGCCGAACTGCCGATCGGAACGCGATTGGAGTTTGACACAAG AGTGATGTCTGTCTGCCATTCCACTGTTGTTGGTCTCCTGTCTATTTGTACCGCCCTTGTGGACGACTCTATCCAACCACACGTTATACG ACACCCTGCTACTTTGCGTCTTTTGGAGGTACAAGggaagtttgttgtttttatttcatcacATCGTGACCACCTGGGTTCTTCTGACTTTTCTG GTCTACAACAATCTACCGTACTTTGCAAACTCCCTGCTCATTATGGAGGTGGCGAATCCTTTTATGCACTTGAG GTGGATGATGGGGAGACTTAG
- the LOC118429612 gene encoding TLC domain-containing protein 4-B-like isoform X2: protein MPNCRSERDWSLTQDIPPFFILRYCRVMSVCHSTVVGLLSICTALVDDSIQPHVIRYDSFLVKLTCAIVLGYMCIDTLLLCVFWRYKGSLLFLFHHIVTTWVLLTFLVYNNLPYFANSLLIMEVANPFMHLRWMMGRLRTSKTSLKYAINQSTVTVVFLLFRLVNAVLYWKGTYIALQNDEYYGIELTTIFGHLLGGIIFHLMNIYWFWKIWIGTVKMVKILMGVDKKSI, encoded by the exons ATGCCGAACTGCCGATCGGAACGCGATTGGAGTTTGACACAAG ACATTCCACCTTTTTTCATCTTACGCTATTGCAGAGTGATGTCTGTCTGCCATTCCACTGTTGTTGGTCTCCTGTCTATTTGTACCGCCCTTGTGGACGACTCTATCCAACCACACGTTATACG ATATGATTCATTTCTGGTGAAACTCACATGCGCCATTGTTCTGGGATACATGTGTATTG ACACCCTGCTACTTTGCGTCTTTTGGAGGTACAAGggaagtttgttgtttttatttcatcacATCGTGACCACCTGGGTTCTTCTGACTTTTCTG GTCTACAACAATCTACCGTACTTTGCAAACTCCCTGCTCATTATGGAGGTGGCGAATCCTTTTATGCACTTGAG GTGGATGATGGGGAGACTTAGAACCTCTAAGACGTCTTTAAAATACGCCATAAACCAATCGACAGTGACCGTTGTGTTTCTTCTGTTCCGGCTTGTCAACGCTGTACTGTACTGGAAGGGCACGTACATTGCTTTGCAAAATGATGAGTATTATGGGATAGAACTAACCACCATATTTGGTCATCTGCTTGGTGGAATAATCTTTCACCTAATGAACATTTATTGGTTTTGGAAGATCTGGATAGGAACAGTCAAGATGGTAAAAATATTAATGGGTGTCGACAAAAAGTCGATATAA
- the LOC118429612 gene encoding TLC domain-containing protein 4-B-like isoform X1, with product MVLQTIYVITVTVTALTLGIICLLVAPRLLRRFVPKYAELPIGTRLEFDTRVMSVCHSTVVGLLSICTALVDDSIQPHVIRYDSFLVKLTCAIVLGYMCIDTLLLCVFWRYKGSLLFLFHHIVTTWVLLTFLVYNNLPYFANSLLIMEVANPFMHLRWMMGRLRTSKTSLKYAINQSTVTVVFLLFRLVNAVLYWKGTYIALQNDEYYGIELTTIFGHLLGGIIFHLMNIYWFWKIWIGTVKMVKILMGVDKKSI from the exons ATGGTGCTCCAGACGATATACGTCATCACGGTGACGGTTACGGCTTTGACCTTGGGGATCATCTGTCTTCTCGTCGCACCTCGGCTTCTGAGACGATTTGTCCCGAAGTATGCCGAACTGCCGATCGGAACGCGATTGGAGTTTGACACAAG AGTGATGTCTGTCTGCCATTCCACTGTTGTTGGTCTCCTGTCTATTTGTACCGCCCTTGTGGACGACTCTATCCAACCACACGTTATACG ATATGATTCATTTCTGGTGAAACTCACATGCGCCATTGTTCTGGGATACATGTGTATTG ACACCCTGCTACTTTGCGTCTTTTGGAGGTACAAGggaagtttgttgtttttatttcatcacATCGTGACCACCTGGGTTCTTCTGACTTTTCTG GTCTACAACAATCTACCGTACTTTGCAAACTCCCTGCTCATTATGGAGGTGGCGAATCCTTTTATGCACTTGAG GTGGATGATGGGGAGACTTAGAACCTCTAAGACGTCTTTAAAATACGCCATAAACCAATCGACAGTGACCGTTGTGTTTCTTCTGTTCCGGCTTGTCAACGCTGTACTGTACTGGAAGGGCACGTACATTGCTTTGCAAAATGATGAGTATTATGGGATAGAACTAACCACCATATTTGGTCATCTGCTTGGTGGAATAATCTTTCACCTAATGAACATTTATTGGTTTTGGAAGATCTGGATAGGAACAGTCAAGATGGTAAAAATATTAATGGGTGTCGACAAAAAGTCGATATAA